A stretch of the Sphingobacterium thalpophilum genome encodes the following:
- a CDS encoding glycoside hydrolase family 97 protein — MKKINFLFFVFLACLGFQANAQQLESPNGNFIMDFALTPNGEPSYELRYKGKSVINPSRLGLALKSDMNTTTTFNGPDSAAKKKQYESLFSGFEIAGTERTTFDETWQPVWGETKFVRNHYNELEITLIQKATDRNMKIRFRLFDDGLGFRYEFPQQKNLIYFTIQEEYSQFAMTGDHTAFWIPGDYDTQEYNYTTSKLSEIKGLMKSAYEEGNVSQTLFSPTGVQTSLMLKSKEGLYINLHEAACIDYPTMHLNFDGKNFTFQSWLTPDVHGDKGRLQAPYTSPWRTIIVSDDARDILASKMTYNLNEPNRIENTSWIKPTKYVGVWWEMITGKNTWSYTNDFPSVQLGKTDFTKSKPNGTHGATTSNVKKYIDFAAKHGFDGVLVEGWNIGWEDWFGHGKDYVFDFVTPYPDFNLKNLNEYAHSKGVKLIMHHETSGSVRNYERHIDTAFKLMKQYGYNAVKTGYVGQILPLGEHHYSQSTNNHYQFVIEKAARYQIMVNAHEAVRPTGIARTWPNMIGNESARGTEYQAFGGNALNHVTILPFTRLIGGPMDYTPGIFEMNLPNGAHLNSTLANQLALYVTMYSPLQMAADFPENYDRFPDAFQFIKDVGIDWDDSKYLEAEPGQYITVARKEKNTDKWFLGSVNGNDSRTSKIKFDFLDAGRTYLATIYADAPDANFKTKPQAYTVKKIKVTHKDNLAQFCAAAGGYAISIIPIEK, encoded by the coding sequence ATGAAAAAAATAAATTTCTTATTCTTTGTTTTTCTAGCTTGTTTGGGCTTTCAGGCGAATGCCCAGCAGCTAGAATCTCCAAATGGTAATTTTATAATGGATTTTGCGTTGACCCCAAATGGTGAACCAAGCTATGAATTGCGATACAAAGGTAAAAGTGTGATTAATCCCAGCCGATTGGGGCTAGCCCTAAAATCTGACATGAATACCACCACCACATTTAACGGACCAGATAGTGCAGCAAAGAAAAAACAATATGAGTCATTATTCAGCGGTTTTGAAATCGCAGGAACGGAAAGAACTACTTTTGATGAGACCTGGCAGCCTGTTTGGGGCGAGACTAAATTCGTCAGGAATCATTATAATGAATTGGAAATTACATTAATTCAAAAAGCAACAGATCGGAACATGAAGATCCGCTTTCGTCTTTTTGATGATGGTTTAGGTTTCCGCTACGAATTTCCACAACAGAAAAATCTGATTTATTTTACCATTCAGGAGGAGTATTCCCAATTTGCGATGACTGGAGATCATACGGCTTTTTGGATTCCAGGCGATTACGATACACAGGAATATAATTATACAACATCAAAACTTTCAGAGATAAAAGGCTTGATGAAAAGTGCTTACGAAGAAGGCAACGTTTCCCAAACTTTATTTTCTCCGACAGGAGTTCAAACCTCGTTGATGTTAAAAAGCAAAGAGGGACTATATATCAACCTTCACGAAGCAGCCTGTATTGATTATCCTACTATGCATTTGAATTTCGATGGGAAAAATTTCACTTTTCAATCATGGTTAACACCTGATGTACACGGTGACAAAGGACGTTTGCAAGCCCCCTATACATCGCCCTGGAGAACAATTATCGTTAGTGACGATGCACGTGACATACTGGCTTCAAAAATGACTTACAATCTGAACGAGCCTAACAGAATTGAAAATACATCTTGGATCAAACCCACGAAATATGTTGGTGTCTGGTGGGAAATGATTACGGGTAAGAATACCTGGTCGTATACCAATGACTTTCCTTCCGTTCAGTTGGGAAAGACTGATTTTACAAAATCAAAGCCTAATGGTACACATGGAGCGACAACAAGTAATGTTAAAAAGTATATTGACTTTGCCGCAAAACATGGATTTGACGGCGTACTGGTCGAAGGTTGGAACATAGGGTGGGAGGATTGGTTTGGCCATGGCAAGGATTATGTGTTTGATTTTGTAACGCCTTATCCGGATTTTAATCTAAAGAACCTGAATGAATATGCGCATTCAAAAGGAGTAAAACTTATCATGCACCATGAGACATCGGGGTCTGTTCGTAATTATGAACGTCATATCGATACTGCATTCAAACTGATGAAACAATATGGTTATAATGCAGTTAAAACCGGATATGTTGGTCAGATATTACCCTTAGGAGAACATCATTATAGTCAATCGACTAATAATCATTATCAATTTGTGATAGAAAAAGCGGCTCGGTACCAAATCATGGTCAATGCACATGAAGCGGTTCGCCCTACCGGTATTGCCCGTACTTGGCCCAACATGATCGGTAATGAGTCCGCTCGTGGAACAGAATATCAAGCCTTTGGCGGCAATGCGCTCAATCATGTTACTATCCTTCCTTTCACCAGGTTAATCGGTGGTCCCATGGATTATACACCAGGTATTTTTGAAATGAATCTACCGAATGGAGCCCATCTAAACAGCACCTTAGCCAATCAATTAGCCTTATATGTAACGATGTATAGTCCATTGCAGATGGCGGCAGATTTTCCAGAGAATTATGATCGTTTTCCGGATGCTTTTCAATTCATTAAAGATGTTGGGATCGATTGGGATGACAGTAAATACTTAGAAGCGGAGCCGGGACAATATATTACAGTAGCGCGCAAAGAAAAAAATACCGACAAATGGTTTTTGGGGAGTGTCAATGGAAATGACAGCAGAACATCTAAGATAAAATTTGATTTTCTGGATGCAGGGAGGACCTATTTGGCTACTATTTATGCGGATGCACCGGACGCAAACTTTAAAACAAAACCGCAAGCCTATACAGTAAAAAAAATTAAGGTTACCCACAAAGATAACTTAGCGCAATTCTGTGCCGCAGCTGGCGGATATGCCATTTCGATTATTCCAATCGAGAAATAA